A region from the Lolium perenne isolate Kyuss_39 chromosome 4, Kyuss_2.0, whole genome shotgun sequence genome encodes:
- the LOC127292602 gene encoding uncharacterized protein, producing the protein MGCLFDCFRAAGGEPRGGRARAQLVSSSAIPAACPKVAERKTAPPSRNALSAVFLREDEGSQATSSGPNQDGERERADRELMQHEAISIKNNGTLLQNPNEIRKGPERTDSVTPALSKNLKFVDAPKTEDCQTPPESHQSSNLPDAMSSSWKGCDASNLHDSEAVSKTEDSNGVHNELSTLDSCSFSSNNDDIYLDGSKLSFFSTPQKVNAEMHTPATNASNVEGLGNESSSQHLSEALKPAVDFQNSEVSSENFFQPNISDKDLKCGKNGTLVSIELSISDECSLFQNSEGSVSPCNKISDSMSTAFEEKRQTTEMAVHARRKLITNIGSDIEFPSLSEWLKPPNSRTSDSAKSSDDDRPIIGMVAAHWKNEEPENGTPQWWDGNGIPNSTNKYKEDQKVSWHAMSFEERLEKALSEEKLLSQRKCSTGNTSQFSGVEGEESDTAASQHLRVAAFT; encoded by the exons ATGGGGTGCCTGTTTGACTGCTTCCGGGCGGCCGGCGGCGAGCCGCGCGGCGGCCGCGCCCGCGCCCAGCTCGTCTCCTCCTCCGCCATCCCCGCCGCGTGTCCCAAG GTTGCCGAGAGGAAGACCGCGCCGCCGTCGAGGAACGCGCTCTCAGCCGTGTTCCTCCGCGAAG ACGAGGGATCGCAGGCCACGAGCTCGGGGCCGAACCAGGACGGCGAGAGGGAGCGGGCGGATCGGGAGCTCATGCAGCACGAG GCCATTTCCATCAAAAACAACGGCACACTGTTGCAAAATCCAAAtgaaataagaaaagggcctgaAAGAACGGATTCAGTTACACCTGCCTTGTCTAAAAACTTGAAGTTCGTGGACGCACCTAAGACTGAGGATTGCCAAACTCCTCCAGAGTCTCATCAGAGCTCCAATTTACCAGATGCTATGAG CTCTTCTTGGAAAGGGTGTGATGCATCAAACCTGCACGATTCTGAAGCTGTGAGCAAGACTGAAGATTCCAACGGTGTGCATAACGAGTTATCCACCTTAGATTCATGCTCTTTCAGCAGTAATAATGATGATATCTATCTGGATGGATCCAAGCTGTCATTCTTTTCAACTCCTCAGAAGGTGAATGCTGAGATGCATACTCCAGCTACTAATGCATCTAACGTGGAGGGATTGGGAAATGAAAGCAGTTCGCAGCATTTATCTGAAGCTCTGAAGCCAGCTGTGGATTTCCAAAATTCTGAGGTATCCAGCGAGAATTTCTTCCAGCCCAATATATCAGACAAGGATCTCAAGTGCGGAAAGAACGGCACTCTGGTTTCAATTGAACTTTCAATCTCTGATGAATGTTCACTGTTTCAGAACTCTGAGGGTTCTGTATCACCTTGTAACAAGATAAGCGATAGCATGAGCACAGCTTTTGAGGAGAAACGCCAGACCACTGAGATGGCAGTTCATGCCAGGAGAAAATTGATTACAAACATTGGTTCAGACATTGAATTCCCAAGCTTGTCCGAGTGGTTGAAGCCTCCAAACTCTAGGACAAGTGACAGTGCTAAGAGTTCTGATGATGATAGGCCTATTATTGGAATGGTCGCAGCTCACTGGAAAAACGAAGAGCCAGAGAATGGCACTCCTCAATGGTGGGATGGAAATGGCATTCCCAACTCAACAAATAAGTACAAAGAA GATCAGAAGGTTAGTTGGCATGCCATGTCATTCGAGGAGAGGCTTGAAAAGGCTTTATCTGAAGAGAAGTTGCTTTCTCAAAG GAAATGCTCCACCGGAAACACATCTCAGTTCTCAGGTGTAGAAGGTGAGGAAAGTGATACCGCTGCATCTCAACATCTACGTGTTGCTGCTTTTACATGA
- the LOC127292603 gene encoding NAC domain-containing protein 68 has translation MVSMVAKEEISAMERVKSDGEVLLGAAGDDNEEEDVMLPGYRFHPTDEELVTFYLRRKVARKALRIEVIREMDIYKHDPWDLPKASTVGGEKEWYFFCLRGRKYRNSIRPNRVTGSGFWKATGIDRPIYSAAGGNSGESIGLKKSLVYYRGSAGKGTKTDWMMHEFRLPPAAASAATASPSMQEAEVWTICRIFRRTITYRKQQQHQQPQQTTWRPAPAMSAAVAESSSNTGSFESSEGGDEYMNCLAPAASAASCIPHQHQQHISQMGSANNVNFFYRDAMQNQQFMEQWGTLPAMPVPEQKPLSATAAFHQNDHSLATATATTNDYYKVDGYLEEIARMMEVNDPAAFYDCRSYA, from the exons ATGGTGTCGATGGTGGCCAAGGAGGAGATCAGCGCCATGGAGAGAGTGAAGAGCGACGGGGAGGTGCTGCTCGGCGCCGCCGGAGATGACAACGAGGAAGAGGACGTGATGCTGCCGGGGTACCGGTTCCACCCGACCGACGAGGAGCTCGTGACCTTCTACCTCCGGCGGAAGGTAGCGAGGAAGGCGCTGAGAATTGAGGTTATCCGGGAGATGGACATCTACAAGCATGACCCATGGGATCTCCCAA AGGCGAGCACGGTTGGTGGAGAGAAAGAGTGGTACTTCTTCTGCCTGAGGGGTAGGAAGTACCGGAACAGCATCCGTCCCAACAGAGTCACCGGCTCCGGCTTCTGGAAGGCGACAGGCATCGACCGGCCGATCTACTCCGCCGCCGGCGGAAACTCCGGCGAGTCCATCGGGCTCAAGAAATCCCTCGTCTACTACCGCGGCAGCGCCGGCAAGGGCACGAAGACGGACTGGATGATGCACGAGTTCCGCCtcccgccggccgccgcctcgGCCGCCACCGCCTCCCCAAGCATGCAGGAAGCT GAGGTGTGGACGATCTGCAGGATCTTCAGGAGAACCATCACCTACAGGAAGCAGCAGCAGCACCAGCAGCCGCAACAGACGACGTGGAGGCCGGCGCCGGCGAtgtccgccgccgtcgccgagtcGAGCTCCAACACGGGGAGCTTCGAGTCATCGGAAGGCGGCGACGAGTACATGAACTGCCTGGCTCCGGCAGCTTCCGCCGCTTCATGCATCCCCCATCAGCACCAGCAGCACATCAGCCAGATGGGCTCAGCGAACAACGTCAACTTCTTCTACAGAGACGCCATGCAGAACCAGCAGTTTATGGAGCAATGGGGCACTCTACCTGCCATGCCAGTGCCGGAGCAGAAACCATTGTCAGCGACCGCCGCCTTTCATCAGAATGATCATAgcctcgccaccgccaccgccaccacgaacGATTACTACAAGGTCGACGGGTACTTGGAGGAGATCGCGAGGATGATGGAAGTCAACGACCCGGCAGCATTCTATGACTGCAGATCATATGCTTGA